A region from the Chthoniobacterales bacterium genome encodes:
- a CDS encoding ABC transporter ATP-binding protein, with product MDAPLLALENVSVRRGSVEILRGIDWTMRPGEHWVILGANGSGKTSLLAALTGYLSASEGTISLLGRTFGTYDWRELRKRVGLVSSSVRQRIPDEEEGQMTVLSGREAMVGHWGKVKKAELQRAQEILERLGCESLAWRPWLVLSQGERQKILIGRALMAEPDLLILDEPCAGLDPVAREDFLQHVELLARSENAPGLVLVTHHVEEITPGFSHVLLLQGGRVLHSGPKKRTLTSAHLAATFQRNLRLTQRGGRYHLAIAPEDGVR from the coding sequence ATGGATGCCCCGCTGCTCGCGCTGGAAAATGTATCGGTGCGACGTGGGTCGGTGGAGATTTTGCGTGGGATCGACTGGACGATGCGACCGGGCGAGCATTGGGTGATCCTCGGGGCGAATGGCTCGGGAAAGACGTCGCTGCTGGCGGCGTTGACGGGCTATTTGTCAGCCAGCGAGGGGACGATCTCGCTGCTGGGGCGGACGTTTGGCACTTACGATTGGCGCGAGTTGCGGAAGCGCGTGGGGTTGGTCAGCTCGTCGGTGCGGCAGCGGATTCCCGATGAGGAAGAGGGACAAATGACGGTCCTGAGCGGGCGCGAGGCAATGGTGGGCCATTGGGGCAAGGTGAAAAAGGCGGAGTTGCAGCGTGCTCAGGAGATCCTGGAACGACTCGGATGCGAATCGCTGGCGTGGCGTCCCTGGTTGGTGCTGTCCCAGGGCGAGCGGCAGAAAATCCTCATCGGTCGCGCACTGATGGCGGAGCCAGATTTGTTGATTCTCGACGAGCCCTGCGCCGGTCTCGACCCGGTGGCGCGGGAAGATTTTTTGCAACACGTCGAGCTTTTGGCCCGCTCGGAAAACGCTCCCGGCCTCGTCCTCGTCACGCATCACGTGGAGGAAATCACGCCGGGTTTCAGCCACGTCCTGCTCCTGCAAGGCGGGCGGGTTTTACACTCCGGGCCGAAGAAACGCACGCTCACGAGCGCCCATCTCGCGGCCACTTTTCAGCGTAATCTCCGTCTCACCCAACGTGGCGGACGCTACCATCTGGCTATTGCCCCGGAGGACGGAGTTCGATAG
- a CDS encoding exosortase/archaeosortase family protein encodes MGLLWCAGGRKFAAHFLFPVCFLLVAIPWPSEIEEPLVQGLMRKIAGAVAETMNLMGIPAAQAGNLIQIRGQIVGVNEACSGIRSLQTTIMAAFLLGDLRRLSIAGRGWLLLGGLGLALFANFIRSGTLVWIAGNQGIAALEHWHDTAGLLVLVTVIIGLYALSSKLHSTSIPMEKSAAAPALNAVPRPALRLCLLLIAGLLVGETITRIWYAPSASREPTPWTVQAPTGSPGFKDNPIDNRTRAYLRYDSAIAASWRTIGSVRAACTMFFLRWEAGRTSAIRATMHQPHICLTAMGMKQKADFGIAPWTFANGLQLPVREYIFEQGGRPVNVFYVVWREGLTGSVPDPTNNRWDRFDSVLRRQVNPASQTLEIVVNGTPDRESAQAVFRSELSRILLQPAVKN; translated from the coding sequence CTGGGACTTCTCTGGTGCGCCGGAGGCAGGAAATTTGCCGCCCACTTTCTTTTTCCCGTCTGCTTTCTGCTCGTCGCCATCCCTTGGCCGAGTGAAATCGAGGAACCGCTCGTCCAGGGCCTCATGCGCAAGATCGCCGGAGCCGTCGCGGAAACGATGAACCTCATGGGCATCCCCGCCGCCCAGGCGGGTAACCTCATCCAGATTCGCGGGCAAATCGTCGGCGTCAATGAGGCGTGCAGCGGCATTCGTTCGCTTCAGACCACCATCATGGCGGCATTCCTGCTCGGCGATTTGCGCCGCTTGTCCATCGCCGGACGCGGCTGGCTCCTCCTGGGCGGACTCGGACTCGCCTTGTTTGCCAATTTTATCCGCAGCGGCACGCTCGTCTGGATCGCTGGCAACCAGGGCATTGCCGCCCTCGAACACTGGCACGATACCGCAGGACTCCTCGTGCTCGTCACCGTGATCATCGGCCTCTACGCGCTCTCCTCAAAGCTCCATTCGACTTCCATTCCCATGGAAAAGAGCGCCGCTGCACCCGCGCTCAACGCCGTCCCCCGTCCGGCCCTGCGCCTTTGCCTCCTGCTCATCGCCGGCTTGCTCGTGGGAGAAACCATCACCCGCATCTGGTATGCGCCATCGGCTTCTCGCGAACCCACGCCTTGGACCGTGCAGGCTCCGACTGGCTCACCAGGGTTTAAGGACAACCCCATCGACAACCGCACCCGCGCCTACCTGCGCTACGACAGCGCCATCGCCGCGAGCTGGCGTACCATTGGTAGCGTCCGCGCCGCTTGCACGATGTTTTTTCTGCGTTGGGAAGCCGGACGCACCTCGGCCATCCGCGCCACTATGCATCAGCCCCATATCTGTCTGACTGCGATGGGAATGAAACAAAAAGCCGACTTCGGCATCGCCCCGTGGACGTTCGCCAATGGACTGCAACTCCCCGTGCGCGAATACATCTTCGAGCAGGGCGGCCGTCCTGTGAATGTCTTCTATGTCGTCTGGCGTGAAGGCCTTACCGGGAGTGTCCCCGACCCCACCAACAATCGCTGGGACCGCTTCGACAGCGTCCTGCGGCGTCAGGTCAACCCCGCGAGCCAGACTCTGGAGATCGTGGTCAACGGCACACCCGACCGCGAGTCGGCCCAAGCTGTTTTCCGGTCCGAGTTGAGTCGCATTCTTCTCCAACCGGCGGTGAAAAACTAA
- the mutS gene encoding DNA mismatch repair protein MutS, whose protein sequence is MSDNLTPMMQQYQKIRASLPPQTLLFYRLGDFYEMFFEDAREAASILGVALTKRHTTPMCGVPYHAAEGYIAKLIQAGKRIAICEQTSEPQPGKIVQREVTQIISPGTVSDFNLLDSSKNNYLAAVWHEAGTGYGLAVIDLSTGEFRLTEMVTMASLLDELARVNPAEMLVAQAQMAHFSDLVNLVEVEDFLFSPEHASFTLLDHFKTQSLDGFGVSHLALGTSAAGAILHYLRHSLRRNVSHVGTLGSYRTDGIVALDAATQINLELVTSRTSGKHTLLASLDRTVTPMGARRLRQWLLQPICDLVELNRRQQFIGDLLEETYLLEKLRQTARDIRDIERIVSRLSQGGGNARDVLALRCSLEQIPELKSHLVALMRPELGARDRDRLAFELEENLLPLPELTTLLTRAITDEPPLALKEGGIFREGYHPVLDELRVASVEGKNWIAALQDREIERTGIKSLKIRYTSVFGYFIEVTKANVGAVPIDYVRKQTTVNGERYVTPELKEMENKILGSDERMKKLEYDLFGELRSQILMELPALQRTAATIATLDALASLAETARLFGYCRPTLTNEGRLHIVDGRHPVLDQNLVDGKFVPNDVLLDLESNRLLIITGPNMAGKSTYIRQVALLVLVAQIGSWVPAASAEIGLVDRIFTRVGANDDLSKGQSTFMVEMNETANIVNNATARSLVILDEIGRGTSTFDGLSIAWSVAEFLHDQIGARTLFATHYHEMTDLESGRGGVKNYNIAVREWNEQIIFLRKIVKGCADKSYGIQVARLAGLPPTIIRRAKEILGNLEQAELSAGGRARPATGARARRTKEDKEQIPLF, encoded by the coding sequence ATGTCGGACAACCTCACCCCCATGATGCAGCAGTATCAAAAGATACGCGCCTCGCTGCCGCCGCAGACGCTGCTCTTCTATCGGTTGGGGGATTTCTACGAGATGTTTTTCGAGGATGCGCGGGAAGCGGCGTCGATCCTCGGGGTCGCCCTCACGAAACGCCATACGACTCCGATGTGCGGGGTGCCGTATCATGCGGCGGAGGGTTACATTGCGAAGCTCATCCAGGCGGGCAAGCGCATCGCGATCTGCGAGCAAACCAGCGAGCCACAACCAGGGAAAATCGTCCAGCGGGAGGTGACGCAAATCATTTCGCCGGGCACGGTGTCGGATTTCAACCTGCTCGATTCGTCGAAGAATAACTATCTGGCTGCCGTCTGGCACGAGGCTGGGACAGGTTACGGTTTGGCCGTGATCGACCTGAGCACGGGCGAGTTTCGGTTGACTGAGATGGTGACGATGGCGTCGCTGCTCGATGAATTGGCGCGGGTAAATCCGGCGGAAATGCTGGTGGCGCAAGCGCAGATGGCGCATTTCTCCGATCTGGTGAACCTGGTCGAGGTGGAGGATTTCCTCTTCAGCCCGGAGCATGCGAGTTTCACGCTGCTCGACCACTTTAAGACGCAATCGCTCGATGGGTTTGGCGTCTCGCATCTCGCTCTCGGCACGTCGGCGGCGGGGGCCATCCTGCATTATCTGCGGCACAGTTTGCGGCGCAATGTGAGTCACGTCGGGACGCTGGGATCGTATCGCACGGACGGTATTGTCGCGCTCGACGCCGCGACGCAGATCAACCTCGAGCTGGTGACATCGCGCACTTCCGGCAAGCACACGCTGCTCGCCTCTTTAGATAGGACTGTAACTCCGATGGGAGCGCGCCGGTTGCGTCAATGGTTGCTCCAGCCGATCTGCGATTTGGTGGAACTGAACCGGCGTCAGCAGTTCATCGGCGATCTACTGGAGGAAACGTACCTGCTCGAGAAATTGCGGCAGACCGCGCGGGATATTCGCGACATCGAGCGGATCGTTTCGCGGCTTTCGCAGGGCGGCGGGAATGCGCGCGATGTGCTGGCGCTGCGCTGTTCACTGGAGCAGATCCCGGAGTTGAAGTCGCATCTGGTGGCCCTGATGCGACCAGAGCTGGGTGCGCGAGATCGCGACCGGCTGGCATTCGAGTTGGAGGAAAATCTGCTGCCGCTGCCGGAGTTGACGACCCTTTTGACCCGGGCCATCACCGACGAGCCGCCGCTCGCGCTGAAGGAGGGCGGCATTTTCCGCGAGGGGTATCATCCCGTGCTCGACGAGCTGCGCGTGGCCTCGGTGGAGGGCAAAAACTGGATCGCCGCGCTGCAAGATCGCGAAATCGAGCGGACGGGGATCAAGTCATTGAAGATACGCTACACGTCCGTCTTCGGGTATTTCATCGAAGTGACGAAGGCCAACGTCGGAGCGGTGCCGATCGACTACGTGCGCAAGCAGACCACGGTAAACGGCGAGCGTTATGTGACTCCCGAACTGAAGGAGATGGAGAACAAGATTCTCGGCTCGGATGAGCGGATGAAGAAGCTGGAGTACGATCTCTTTGGCGAGCTGCGGAGTCAGATATTAATGGAACTCCCGGCGCTGCAACGGACGGCGGCGACCATTGCCACGCTCGACGCGCTGGCGTCGCTGGCCGAGACGGCGCGCCTCTTTGGCTATTGCCGTCCGACGCTGACGAACGAGGGCCGGTTGCACATTGTCGATGGCCGCCACCCGGTGCTCGATCAGAATTTAGTCGATGGAAAGTTCGTGCCCAACGATGTGTTGCTCGACTTGGAGTCGAATCGGCTGCTCATCATCACCGGGCCGAACATGGCCGGCAAATCGACTTACATCCGTCAGGTCGCCTTGCTCGTCCTCGTGGCGCAAATCGGAAGCTGGGTGCCCGCCGCCTCAGCCGAGATCGGCTTGGTGGACCGGATATTTACCCGAGTCGGCGCGAACGACGATCTGTCGAAGGGCCAATCGACCTTCATGGTGGAAATGAACGAAACGGCGAACATCGTCAACAATGCGACCGCGCGGAGTTTGGTCATATTGGACGAGATCGGCCGGGGAACTTCGACCTTCGACGGGCTTTCGATTGCCTGGAGCGTGGCGGAGTTTCTCCACGATCAGATCGGAGCGCGGACGTTGTTTGCGACGCATTACCACGAGATGACCGATCTGGAATCCGGGCGTGGCGGGGTGAAGAATTACAACATCGCCGTCCGCGAATGGAATGAGCAGATCATTTTCCTGCGCAAGATCGTGAAGGGTTGCGCCGATAAGAGCTACGGCATCCAAGTGGCGCGCCTGGCCGGGTTGCCGCCGACGATTATTCGACGCGCGAAGGAGATTCTCGGCAACTTGGAGCAGGCTGAGCTGAGCGCCGGTGGCCGCGCCAGGCCCGCGACTGGCGCACGCGCCCGCCGCACGAAGGAAGACAAGGAGCAGATCCCGCTGTTTTAG
- a CDS encoding archaeosortase/exosortase family protein gives MSTVSQPALLNESTDGETRALVLGIPAPVVLFVSIVLPWLFLWNEMRVEWSVNEQYGYGWFVPPFAAILFWLRWADAPPLQPPARLKWLPALMVIALLLILPLRLIEVPNPRLAHAAMDPLFPLHRHQPGTSLVRRRQEICRPLSFSRLLSARRHPLAE, from the coding sequence ATGAGCACTGTTTCCCAGCCAGCCTTGCTCAACGAGTCCACAGACGGCGAGACTCGCGCACTGGTTCTGGGCATTCCCGCGCCGGTCGTCCTTTTTGTCTCCATTGTTCTGCCGTGGCTCTTCCTCTGGAATGAAATGCGAGTCGAATGGAGCGTGAACGAACAATACGGCTACGGCTGGTTCGTCCCGCCCTTCGCCGCTATCCTTTTCTGGCTGCGCTGGGCCGATGCGCCACCGCTCCAGCCACCAGCCCGGCTGAAGTGGTTGCCAGCTCTGATGGTGATCGCACTCCTCCTGATTTTGCCATTGCGCCTCATTGAAGTCCCCAATCCCCGACTGGCGCACGCCGCAATGGATCCACTCTTTCCTCTTCACCGGCATCAGCCTGGGACTTCTCTGGTGCGCCGGAGGCAGGAAATTTGCCGCCCACTTTCTTTTTCCCGTCTGCTTTCTGCTCGTCGCCATCCCTTGGCCGAGTGA
- a CDS encoding AMP-binding protein — MSATLPFLQRLFGGLLRTLVYRVTIQGLGNLPRTGGVLLVPNHLTYVDAVVLQLACPRPVRFLVHRTIYDIPALNLVFRWIKAIPISETHAKDAIRLASEKLTAGEVVCIFPEGELSRSGTLLKLKKGFELIARRAGTPVVPVWLDRLWGSIFSFKGGLFFRKMPTRIPYPVTVSFDVPIPAEKADVAHVRERLLILGEAAYQARKELRGHLGRACIAGLKRKMGDVSVIDGSNHSTLTRGMLLAVGIALSRHLKRRYPASRIAIVLPPSKGAVVANLATMLADKVPVNLNLTAGRASLESAIARGEIEVAITARLVQRKFEQIPWPKDPRKVIYLEELLPKLKPQIIFWRIFAAILPTRFLAWCIDLPAIGDHREAVLLFTSGSSGEPKGVALSHRNLLANVAQFSSMLNLAPRSTILASLPFFHSFGCTVTLWYPLIEGLRSVTFPSPLETAKNIELIEKYRVNLLVSTPTFLRGYIRKAKPEQLRSIELLVTGAEKLPSELATAFEAALGLPVLQGYGLTETSPAVSTNLHDPKPSRPGDSIQPSNRPGSVGKLLAGQAIRITDPETDAPLSLHDTGMLWIKGPNIFSGYLNDPVRSAEVLTPDGWFRTGDLARMDDDGFLFIEGRLSRFSKIGGEMVPHETVESTIAGTLDIDPSGDRKLAIGSIPDEVKGEALVLLTTVPIDASELRKRLNDAGIPNLWIPKIISQVEKIPVLSTGKLDLAGVKQLCAAAK; from the coding sequence ATGTCCGCCACTCTCCCCTTTTTGCAACGCCTCTTTGGCGGCCTCCTGCGCACCCTCGTTTATCGCGTCACCATCCAGGGCTTGGGAAATCTCCCGCGCACCGGCGGGGTGCTCCTCGTTCCCAACCACCTCACCTACGTGGACGCCGTTGTGCTGCAACTCGCCTGCCCGCGTCCCGTGCGATTTCTGGTCCACCGCACCATCTACGACATCCCCGCGCTCAACCTCGTTTTTCGCTGGATCAAAGCCATCCCGATCTCGGAAACGCACGCCAAGGACGCTATCCGGCTCGCCTCTGAAAAACTGACCGCAGGCGAAGTCGTCTGCATTTTTCCCGAAGGCGAACTCAGCCGCAGCGGCACGTTGCTCAAGCTTAAAAAAGGCTTCGAACTCATCGCCCGCCGCGCCGGCACCCCGGTCGTCCCGGTCTGGCTCGACCGCCTTTGGGGTTCCATCTTTTCCTTCAAGGGCGGCCTCTTCTTCAGGAAAATGCCCACCCGCATTCCATATCCGGTCACTGTTTCCTTCGACGTCCCGATCCCTGCGGAAAAAGCCGACGTCGCCCACGTCCGCGAACGTCTCCTCATCCTCGGTGAGGCCGCCTACCAGGCTCGCAAGGAACTCCGCGGACACCTCGGACGCGCCTGCATCGCGGGATTGAAGCGCAAGATGGGCGACGTCTCCGTGATCGACGGGAGCAATCACTCCACCCTCACCCGCGGGATGCTCCTTGCCGTCGGCATCGCCCTCAGCCGTCATCTCAAGCGCCGCTACCCGGCCAGCCGCATCGCCATCGTCCTACCCCCGAGCAAAGGTGCCGTCGTCGCCAACCTCGCCACCATGCTCGCGGACAAAGTCCCGGTGAACCTCAACCTCACCGCTGGCCGCGCCTCCCTCGAATCCGCCATCGCCCGTGGCGAAATCGAAGTCGCCATCACTGCGAGACTCGTCCAGCGCAAATTCGAGCAAATCCCCTGGCCCAAAGACCCTCGGAAAGTCATCTACCTCGAGGAACTCCTCCCCAAGCTCAAGCCGCAGATCATTTTCTGGCGCATCTTCGCCGCCATTCTCCCCACCCGATTCCTTGCCTGGTGCATCGACCTCCCCGCCATCGGCGATCACCGCGAAGCCGTCCTCCTTTTCACCAGCGGCAGCTCCGGCGAACCGAAAGGCGTCGCCCTTTCCCATCGCAACCTCCTCGCCAACGTCGCCCAGTTCAGCTCCATGCTGAACCTCGCCCCCCGCTCCACCATCCTCGCTTCGCTTCCGTTTTTCCACAGCTTCGGCTGCACCGTCACCCTCTGGTATCCGCTCATCGAAGGCCTCCGCTCCGTCACCTTCCCCTCACCCTTGGAAACCGCGAAAAACATCGAACTCATCGAAAAATACCGCGTCAATCTCCTCGTCTCCACCCCCACTTTCCTTCGCGGCTACATCCGCAAGGCGAAACCCGAGCAACTCCGCTCCATCGAACTCCTCGTCACTGGCGCTGAGAAGCTCCCCTCCGAACTCGCCACCGCCTTCGAGGCCGCCCTCGGCCTGCCCGTCCTCCAGGGCTACGGCCTCACCGAGACCTCCCCCGCCGTCAGCACCAACCTCCACGACCCCAAACCTTCGCGCCCCGGCGACTCCATCCAGCCCTCCAACCGCCCCGGCAGCGTCGGCAAACTTCTCGCCGGTCAGGCCATCCGCATCACCGATCCCGAGACCGACGCCCCCCTCTCCCTCCACGACACCGGCATGTTGTGGATCAAAGGCCCCAACATCTTCTCCGGCTACCTCAACGACCCCGTTCGCAGCGCCGAAGTCCTCACCCCCGACGGCTGGTTTCGCACCGGCGACCTCGCCCGCATGGACGACGACGGTTTCCTTTTCATCGAAGGCCGCCTCTCCCGCTTCTCCAAAATCGGCGGCGAAATGGTCCCGCACGAAACCGTCGAAAGCACCATTGCCGGCACCCTCGATATCGACCCCTCGGGCGACCGCAAACTCGCCATCGGCTCCATCCCCGACGAAGTCAAAGGCGAGGCCCTCGTCCTCCTCACCACCGTCCCCATCGACGCGAGCGAACTCCGCAAACGACTCAACGACGCCGGCATCCCCAATCTCTGGATTCCCAAAATCATCTCGCAGGTGGAAAAAATCCCCGTCCTCAGCACCGGCAAACTCGACCTCGCAGGCGTCAAACAACTCTGCGCCGCCGCGAAATGA